A genome region from Arthrobacter sp. V1I9 includes the following:
- a CDS encoding CAP domain-containing protein: MKPKEIRWPGPPPFIYTKAQAAADVLTIKKQIVHLPGAINNFRQSQGLERIPLKDELCRSATRKTEHMVIHGYYGHEGPEGNQAWAWDLARDEGYSSPYVAENLMECYVESAAERMCKIWEDSLGHRRAMLGNWHEFGVGFAINEKGNAYVAAHFATRR; this comes from the coding sequence GTGAAGCCCAAGGAGATTCGGTGGCCAGGCCCGCCACCGTTCATCTATACCAAGGCGCAAGCAGCGGCAGACGTGCTCACGATCAAGAAACAGATCGTGCATCTTCCTGGTGCAATCAACAACTTTCGTCAGTCCCAGGGACTCGAACGCATCCCGCTCAAGGACGAGCTGTGCAGGTCCGCCACCCGGAAGACTGAGCACATGGTGATCCATGGCTACTACGGGCATGAGGGGCCAGAAGGTAACCAAGCTTGGGCATGGGATCTCGCCCGCGACGAGGGATACTCTTCACCGTATGTAGCCGAGAACCTCATGGAGTGCTACGTTGAGTCCGCCGCCGAGAGGATGTGCAAGATATGGGAAGACAGTCTCGGTCACCGAAGGGCCATGCTTGGTAATTGGCATGAGTTTGGCGTGGGCTTTGCTATCAATGAAAAGGGCAACGCTTACGTCGCGGCCCACTTCGCAACTCGACGGTAA
- a CDS encoding YopX family protein: protein MREIKFRAWDKSKSEWLGADAWFVRSHDSVLVVWPEVAKGMQVSVHMETLDSSRVALMEYTGRKDENGVDVYDGDIITLIDLASDYTEKVSREKFGAFVVEWSEHLSGWYPKSLNGYEPDETWWDTWEIKVIGNIYENPELLEAAS, encoded by the coding sequence ATGAGAGAGATCAAGTTTAGAGCTTGGGACAAGAGCAAGTCGGAGTGGCTTGGTGCTGATGCCTGGTTCGTCCGTTCACATGACTCCGTGCTCGTAGTTTGGCCGGAAGTAGCCAAGGGGATGCAAGTAAGCGTGCACATGGAGACTCTGGACAGCTCGCGGGTAGCGCTCATGGAATACACCGGCCGCAAGGACGAGAATGGCGTTGACGTCTATGACGGCGACATCATCACTCTTATCGACCTGGCTAGCGACTACACAGAGAAAGTCAGTCGTGAGAAGTTCGGTGCCTTCGTCGTGGAGTGGTCAGAGCATCTATCAGGTTGGTACCCAAAGTCTTTGAACGGCTACGAACCCGACGAAACTTGGTGGGACACCTGGGAAATCAAAGTAATTGGCAACATCTATGAGAACCCTGAGCTGCTAGAGGCAGCATCATGA
- a CDS encoding DUF1660 family phage protein codes for MSLSCRLLGHKWDMFAGYYEERVHQKAYCQRWGRGRG; via the coding sequence ATGAGTCTCTCCTGCCGACTCCTAGGCCACAAGTGGGATATGTTCGCTGGCTACTACGAAGAGCGCGTTCACCAGAAGGCATATTGTCAGAGATGGGGACGGGGGAGAGGGTGA
- a CDS encoding biosynthetic peptidoglycan transglycosylase has protein sequence MRLDGEPIIYQYVSLNHVSRYMVAATIAHEDQELGTRAGGFDIEDFKARAEAYLAGEEDPSGSTIPQQLVKNIFLTPDENAVRKGVEAVLATQFAYTLSDQRILELYLNYAQFGPNLYGVCAASWYYFNTPPWAMTPEQAALLMGIVPFPSLIQRGPEGGAYVDKATYPKTWDNLNGAANVWVPKQIEGMGGWQAAVATIGITDTAADHADKRSNQDACSTMPRAVADRIKVDGGS, from the coding sequence ATGCGACTCGACGGCGAGCCGATCATCTACCAGTACGTCTCCCTAAACCACGTCAGCCGCTACATGGTCGCTGCAACCATTGCTCACGAAGACCAAGAGCTCGGTACACGAGCTGGTGGTTTCGATATAGAGGACTTCAAAGCAAGAGCAGAAGCGTACTTGGCCGGCGAGGAAGATCCGAGTGGTTCCACCATCCCGCAACAGCTCGTGAAAAACATCTTCCTCACGCCGGACGAGAATGCCGTCAGAAAAGGCGTTGAGGCTGTCCTAGCTACGCAGTTCGCCTACACGCTGTCAGATCAGAGAATTTTAGAGCTCTACCTAAACTACGCACAGTTCGGACCGAACCTTTATGGCGTATGTGCGGCCAGTTGGTACTACTTCAATACCCCGCCCTGGGCTATGACGCCAGAGCAAGCCGCCCTACTCATGGGCATAGTGCCCTTCCCAAGCCTGATACAACGAGGCCCAGAAGGCGGGGCTTATGTGGACAAAGCAACCTATCCAAAGACGTGGGACAACCTGAATGGCGCAGCTAACGTGTGGGTGCCAAAGCAGATAGAAGGCATGGGCGGATGGCAGGCTGCTGTAGCGACTATAGGAATTACTGACACGGCCGCGGATCATGCAGATAAGCGGAGCAACCAAGACGCTTGTTCAACGATGCCTCGGGCCGTAGCTGATCGGATAAAAGTAGATGGCGGAAGCTAA
- a CDS encoding DUF3846 domain-containing protein, translating to MIHAIQIPVDEQRPLYKVAINGLSSMQEAVGGYVQFIDLGPLHASMVMNEEGKLQKLPINRRATLMFWLLFPSVRHNDVIVGDAILVGLPDKDGNTTDVPQEVVDLLFGEKQLKAEFQTFDDDNKFNGNLMRFDDYFVAANYALGKAESWTAVQRCRVVLAED from the coding sequence GTGATTCACGCAATCCAGATCCCAGTAGACGAACAACGGCCCCTTTACAAAGTAGCAATCAACGGCCTGTCCTCCATGCAAGAAGCAGTTGGCGGTTACGTCCAGTTCATCGACCTGGGACCGCTGCACGCGTCGATGGTCATGAACGAGGAAGGTAAGCTCCAGAAGCTTCCGATCAACCGCCGGGCGACACTTATGTTCTGGCTGCTGTTCCCCAGCGTCCGGCACAACGACGTGATCGTTGGGGACGCCATCCTCGTCGGGCTCCCCGATAAGGATGGCAACACAACCGACGTTCCCCAAGAGGTTGTCGATCTCCTGTTTGGAGAGAAGCAACTGAAGGCGGAGTTCCAGACCTTCGACGACGACAACAAGTTCAACGGCAACCTGATGCGTTTTGACGACTACTTTGTGGCCGCCAACTATGCACTCGGCAAGGCCGAATCTTGGACAGCGGTTCAACGCTGCCGAGTCGTTCTGGCTGAGGACTAG
- a CDS encoding YopX family protein: protein MKQQHKLTSGGLMSGTPTTMNGSIKFDYVYRNRDEAGSILHEVVTLDEVETDEFVYDLEILARRLFTGIQDMDGVDIFDGDILEYVSPYGDDLPRDIYVIEWAGHGFEARWRNPPSSSYTSDGHLSLQGADEDMRIIGNVVEHQHLLTFERESR from the coding sequence ATGAAGCAGCAACACAAATTGACTAGTGGCGGCCTTATGAGCGGAACGCCGACCACGATGAATGGCTCGATCAAGTTCGACTACGTCTACAGAAACCGCGACGAAGCAGGCTCCATCCTTCATGAAGTAGTGACCCTCGACGAGGTTGAAACAGATGAGTTCGTCTATGATCTGGAAATCCTGGCGCGCCGGCTCTTCACGGGGATCCAGGATATGGATGGGGTGGATATCTTCGACGGCGACATACTCGAATACGTCTCGCCTTACGGTGATGATCTACCTCGCGACATCTACGTCATTGAATGGGCGGGCCATGGTTTCGAAGCTAGGTGGCGCAATCCGCCGAGCTCTAGCTATACGTCAGACGGTCACTTGTCTCTTCAGGGCGCTGACGAAGACATGCGGATCATAGGCAATGTCGTTGAGCACCAACACCTCCTTACGTTTGAGAGGGAGTCCCGATGA
- a CDS encoding ArdC family protein: MTGERLTTPPHWPDLLKTALELPGQAGSTYNRFRRFSLGNQALLMMQGLTEPVNTYKGWLALDRQVKKGSKAKVIYVPMFRKETTEKGEEEKRLSGFKLVPSIFGVSETEGEDLPEYQPPHWSKELAMSKLSLIQVPYESLEGNSQGYSIARTFAINPVAVYPFKTTLHEFSHIVAGHTVPDQMDEYRTHRGLFEFEAEGSAYLLMNELDSTDQFNASESRSYIQTWLQGEDPPESSIKRVFSTADKILRAGLDEPEGDEPDVERNLDTSGQLQAA, from the coding sequence ATGACCGGGGAACGGCTTACAACGCCCCCTCACTGGCCTGATCTGCTCAAGACGGCACTGGAACTGCCTGGACAAGCTGGAAGCACGTACAACCGCTTCAGGCGCTTCTCGCTGGGTAACCAGGCTCTGCTCATGATGCAGGGGCTTACGGAGCCGGTGAACACCTACAAGGGCTGGCTCGCGCTGGACCGGCAGGTAAAGAAGGGCAGCAAGGCAAAGGTGATCTATGTGCCTATGTTCCGGAAGGAAACGACAGAGAAGGGCGAGGAAGAGAAGCGGCTATCCGGCTTCAAGCTGGTTCCGTCAATCTTCGGCGTCTCGGAAACTGAAGGCGAGGATTTACCCGAGTACCAGCCGCCTCATTGGAGCAAGGAGCTGGCGATGAGCAAGCTCTCTCTGATCCAAGTTCCCTACGAGTCGCTGGAAGGCAACTCACAGGGGTACTCGATTGCACGTACGTTCGCGATCAACCCGGTTGCGGTCTATCCGTTCAAGACAACACTTCACGAGTTCTCGCACATCGTGGCCGGGCATACCGTGCCTGACCAGATGGATGAGTACCGGACCCACCGCGGGCTCTTTGAGTTCGAAGCCGAGGGCTCCGCTTATCTGCTGATGAATGAGCTTGATTCAACCGATCAGTTCAACGCCTCAGAAAGCCGAAGCTACATCCAAACATGGTTGCAAGGTGAAGATCCACCTGAGTCATCCATCAAGCGGGTCTTTAGTACGGCGGACAAAATTCTCCGTGCTGGGCTAGACGAGCCGGAAGGAGATGAACCCGATGTCGAGAGGAATCTTGATACCAGCGGACAACTCCAGGCCGCTTGA
- a CDS encoding YraN family protein, whose product MKSKDLLGRHGEDLAVGYLESLGMLVVERNWRCTEGEIDIVALDGDALVIAEVKTRRSLDYGHPFEAVGPEKLARLHRLGSAWCRDRELRMPLRRVDVIAVVDDGVGEPLVEHLKGVG is encoded by the coding sequence ATGAAATCAAAAGACCTGTTGGGCCGGCACGGCGAGGACCTCGCGGTTGGCTATCTTGAGTCCTTGGGCATGCTGGTGGTGGAGCGCAACTGGCGCTGCACCGAAGGCGAAATAGACATCGTGGCGCTTGACGGCGACGCCCTGGTGATTGCCGAAGTAAAGACACGCCGTTCCCTCGACTACGGGCACCCCTTCGAGGCTGTTGGCCCGGAGAAACTGGCCCGCCTGCACCGGCTCGGCTCAGCGTGGTGCCGTGACCGGGAGTTGCGGATGCCGCTGCGGCGGGTGGACGTGATCGCAGTAGTGGACGATGGCGTCGGCGAACCCCTGGTGGAGCACCTCAAGGGGGTGGGGTGA
- a CDS encoding ERF family protein encodes MDPGVEEQGMQPSVIPPKIAKALIAIQKELEPLVRSAENDEYGSSFTPLDEVVTAAYKLLAKHKIGVIQPLTTLDGLAAIRTILFCQDGTSFQDVTKLALAKIDPQSHASAITYTRRYALMAHIGLTSKNDDDDGNRASGVFLKPTDEQLEQIKSLCMAMKYPTDRIAAEIWKVKTRDHATLTIMNLNKMISHRVADIEAADRALEIEQGQPGEHISVVTDDDINQDPDSKSLEGRLDALGLANKGFVNKFIFSVTGKPFLRNCDAKDKALLNTALNNVDAGIRQLPTEWYPNNKIPVGQGKPS; translated from the coding sequence ATGGACCCCGGTGTAGAAGAACAGGGCATGCAGCCTTCGGTGATACCTCCAAAGATTGCTAAGGCACTTATTGCTATCCAGAAGGAGTTAGAACCGCTAGTCCGATCTGCGGAAAACGACGAGTACGGTAGCAGCTTTACACCTTTGGATGAAGTGGTGACAGCTGCCTACAAGCTCCTGGCCAAGCACAAGATTGGTGTCATTCAGCCGCTGACGACCCTCGATGGTCTGGCAGCGATTAGAACGATCCTCTTCTGCCAGGACGGCACAAGCTTCCAGGACGTGACGAAACTGGCCCTAGCAAAGATTGATCCTCAAAGTCACGCTTCAGCGATCACCTACACCCGTAGGTATGCCCTTATGGCTCATATAGGTCTCACATCTAAGAATGATGACGATGACGGCAATAGAGCCAGCGGAGTATTCCTGAAGCCGACAGACGAGCAGCTTGAGCAGATCAAGTCACTCTGCATGGCCATGAAATATCCGACTGATCGAATAGCGGCTGAGATCTGGAAGGTGAAAACTAGGGACCACGCGACGCTTACCATCATGAACCTCAACAAGATGATCTCTCATCGCGTCGCAGATATCGAAGCAGCAGACCGGGCACTGGAGATCGAACAAGGCCAACCAGGCGAACACATATCTGTTGTCACTGATGACGACATTAACCAAGATCCAGACAGTAAGAGCCTGGAGGGGCGCCTAGATGCACTGGGACTAGCCAACAAGGGATTCGTCAACAAGTTCATTTTCTCTGTCACAGGTAAGCCGTTCCTAAGGAACTGCGACGCCAAAGACAAAGCACTACTGAACACTGCGCTCAACAACGTTGATGCCGGCATCCGACAGCTACCAACTGAGTGGTATCCGAACAACAAGATCCCGGTAGGGCAGGGAAAGCCCTCATGA
- a CDS encoding replication-relaxation family protein, protein MRLSPRDADILHSLDRFGQLSTGHIWQLHFPGIKSKTSWDNVAKKLMRDKFIVRMGRRQVQGDHKGSGPAVYQLGAVGWQYLGKRGKFRPRFTAISEHRLRVADVFAQLCEREDRGEVKIRGYYCEPDTHMRLAGVTVRPDFFVELELTDKSELVSLWIEVDRDNESRIEIEKKLREYVAVFDGVQPGEIETVPSVLFLAETDIGLRNLQGYMHGKLGAYEHMFELMHIEGFADNVK, encoded by the coding sequence ATGCGCCTAAGTCCTCGCGACGCCGATATTCTGCACTCACTTGACCGCTTTGGCCAGCTTTCGACTGGTCATATTTGGCAGCTACATTTCCCAGGTATAAAGAGCAAAACTTCATGGGACAACGTAGCTAAGAAACTAATGCGGGATAAGTTCATCGTCCGGATGGGGCGTCGCCAGGTGCAGGGAGATCACAAGGGCTCAGGGCCGGCTGTTTACCAGCTCGGAGCGGTTGGCTGGCAATACCTTGGCAAGCGTGGAAAGTTCCGCCCTCGTTTCACCGCTATATCTGAGCACCGATTACGAGTGGCCGATGTCTTCGCTCAACTGTGTGAGCGTGAGGACAGGGGAGAGGTGAAGATACGCGGCTACTACTGTGAGCCTGATACTCACATGCGCCTCGCTGGCGTCACCGTGCGCCCTGACTTTTTTGTAGAGCTGGAGCTGACAGATAAAAGTGAGCTCGTATCTCTTTGGATAGAGGTAGATCGCGACAATGAAAGCCGCATAGAGATTGAAAAGAAGCTGCGCGAGTACGTCGCTGTATTCGATGGTGTGCAGCCTGGGGAGATTGAGACCGTTCCTAGCGTGCTATTCCTTGCCGAGACAGATATAGGGCTTCGGAACCTTCAGGGCTACATGCACGGTAAGCTAGGGGCTTATGAGCACATGTTTGAGCTGATGCATATAGAAGGATTTGCCGACAATGTTAAGTAG
- a CDS encoding ribonuclease HII, protein MSSAVQAGTAKARPATTDPATGGAAKGRAGSSKVAARPAKAPTLRHERTFKAQGARLLAGVDEVGRGALAGPVSVGIAVVDLERQRPLAGVKDSKLLSPAERERLDPLVRRWSVASAVGHASAQEIDSIGIIAALRLAGTRAWQEILAAGVTPDLVLLDGSHNWLSPADQLSLFDEPVLDAGCDAPVHTKIKADMQCLSVAAASVIAKVERDRMMREIHAEYPDFGWDINKGYATVLHRDVLRAAGPTPYHRVSWRLLGGELLAGSAVSGDEAGTED, encoded by the coding sequence ATGTCCTCCGCAGTTCAAGCCGGCACCGCCAAGGCCAGGCCGGCGACGACGGATCCCGCAACGGGTGGCGCCGCTAAGGGACGGGCTGGATCATCAAAGGTGGCCGCACGCCCTGCCAAGGCGCCCACTTTGAGGCACGAACGCACGTTCAAAGCCCAGGGTGCACGGCTGCTGGCCGGTGTGGACGAGGTGGGACGCGGCGCCCTTGCCGGTCCCGTGAGCGTAGGCATCGCCGTTGTGGACCTGGAGCGCCAGAGGCCGCTTGCCGGCGTGAAGGACAGCAAGCTCCTGAGCCCCGCCGAACGGGAACGGCTTGATCCACTGGTCCGCAGGTGGAGCGTGGCGTCCGCCGTAGGCCACGCATCGGCGCAGGAAATTGATTCCATCGGGATCATCGCGGCCCTGCGCCTGGCAGGCACCCGGGCCTGGCAGGAAATTCTCGCCGCAGGAGTCACCCCCGACCTGGTTCTTCTGGACGGCAGCCACAACTGGCTTTCTCCCGCAGACCAGCTGTCATTGTTTGACGAGCCGGTTCTTGACGCCGGTTGCGACGCACCAGTGCACACCAAGATTAAAGCCGACATGCAGTGCCTGAGCGTTGCCGCTGCCAGCGTCATCGCCAAAGTGGAGCGGGACAGGATGATGCGCGAAATCCACGCTGAGTACCCGGACTTCGGGTGGGACATCAACAAGGGCTACGCCACCGTCCTGCACCGGGACGTCCTCCGCGCGGCAGGGCCCACGCCCTACCACCGCGTCAGCTGGCGCCTGCTCGGCGGGGAACTGCTGGCCGGCAGTGCGGTTAGCGGCGACGAAGCCGGCACCGAAGACTGA
- a CDS encoding DUF2469 domain-containing protein, with translation MSAEDLENYETDMELQLYREYRDVVGLFSYVVETERRFYLANHVDLQARSADGEVYFDLTLQDAWVWDVYRSARFVKSVRVLTFKDVNVEELPRNEELALPKDVDLGQ, from the coding sequence ATGAGTGCTGAGGACCTTGAAAACTATGAGACCGACATGGAGCTGCAGCTCTACCGTGAATACCGCGACGTCGTCGGCCTGTTCAGCTACGTTGTCGAGACCGAACGGCGCTTCTACCTTGCCAACCACGTAGACCTGCAGGCCCGCAGCGCCGACGGCGAGGTCTACTTCGACCTGACCCTGCAGGACGCCTGGGTGTGGGACGTGTACCGCTCCGCACGGTTCGTCAAAAGCGTCCGTGTCCTCACCTTCAAGGACGTCAATGTCGAAGAGCTCCCGCGCAACGAGGAACTGGCGTTGCCCAAGGATGTCGACCTGGGCCAGTAG